The DNA segment GCGCACCTGCAGGACCGGCGTCGAGAGCTCCCGGATCGCCTCCTGCTGCTCGCGGATGGTGCGCTCGCGCTCCTGCACGAACCCGACCGCCACGGTGATGGCGATACGGTTGGCGGCCGGCTCGTAGGCGTCCAGGATGCGGTTCAGCTTGTCGAAATCGGCGTGGTAGCGGGCGAACAACGAGCGGGCGAGGACGTCGCGCAGGAGAAGCACGATGCCGACGACCTCGTCGGTCTGGACGCCGCGAGGGATGATGCGCTCGGAGAGATTGCGCGAGTATGCCTGCAGGGCCTCGAAGGTTCCCGTCTCGAGCGCCTCGACGTAGTTGTCGTACACGGAGGTCGCCTCGGCGAACACCTCCTCCTTGGTCATCGCCGTGAGCAGCTTCGCCTCGGTAATGCGCTGCGCCCACTCCTCCCGCAGCTGGGTCCGGTTCTGCCTCAGATGGCTCACCAGCTCGCGCAGGAGCGCGGTGGTCGATTCGGTCGGCACCTGCGTCAGGTTCGCCGGGTTGCGTCCCCCCTTCATCGAATTACCTCCTGGCCCCGGAGTCGAACTCGTCCGGGG comes from the Candidatus Polarisedimenticolia bacterium genome and includes:
- a CDS encoding STAS domain-containing protein, which gives rise to MKGGRNPANLTQVPTESTTALLRELVSHLRQNRTQLREEWAQRITEAKLLTAMTKEEVFAEATSVYDNYVEALETGTFEALQAYSRNLSERIIPRGVQTDEVVGIVLLLRDVLARSLFARYHADFDKLNRILDAYEPAANRIAITVAVGFVQERERTIREQQEAIRELSTPVLQVRERLLILPIIGVIDPQRARQLTEQLLRGIRTNRARVVVIDITGVAAMDSNVANHLVLTVEASRLLGATVIVTGLSPEIAQTLVNIGVDLTKMNTVGDLQGGIEEAERLLGYKVLPVEKTDQPS